ACATCACTGCAGTCATCTGTGCTAAAGCTTTTGCCTCACCCAAATTGTTGTTGACCACTACTAATGCTAGTTCCTGTTATATTCCACATACATTGTGCCAGAAATGTGTTGAATGGTTGAGTAGGAGTGTATCAACCCTTGAAATGATCCCTCATGCACTGATACAGAGCAGCTCAACACTGTTGGAGGAGCACACTAAACAAATAATCTTTTCTATATAAATAGCTAACAGGCCTCCATGAATATCTAGCATTGCAGTGATTGACAGAAGTCCCAGTCATTCTACATAGAGAGCAGGACTAATTGTGTTTTCTTGAACAAGCAACAACAGGGTGAGCGATTTGATGCACTCCAAATTGGGAAAAATTCACAATTAGGcagatttcagaaaaaaaaaaaagattgtttgAGGAACATTTTAAAGCAAATATTAGGGCAGAAACATACCAAAATGAGGCAAACACCACCATTTTGACACAGAGGAATTTCCCCACGGGTTTTAACGGGCTCAGTTCTTCCTTCAGAGTGCGGTAAAACAGCAGCAGGCAGTACATGGCAAACTTAAAAAAACACAGTATAAGTTTATATATTAGGACCATCCACCTAAAGTGTAGCTTGCTTATTGTAATTGAGAAACTGTAAACTCATCCGGCATAAGATGTTGTCATTTTGATAAACTTTAGAGCTTTCCCTCTTACTTTTACAAAACGCTCACACAGGGGAGTCATTCCAAAATCTGGctctttacagaaaacttcaccagaCCAACAGAATATCAATTTTCATGTAAGTTGTTataaaaattaatcaacaccttttgtCCAATACGAATTAAGAATTCAACAACTGTGTTATCTAGTCAATTCATttactatttaactgattaGATGATTACCAGCTGAGAGGCATTGTTGACAATGACGAGATAAGTCCAGGCATTCCTGAAGCTGAAGTTTCCCTCGTCATAGACTCCaaacaactgacacacactaacaatagagaagacacacacatcactgtgtttttgtgtacatTCATAGGTGTATAGCAtagtgtcagtgtatgtgtttactGCTATGTTGTCTTACAGAGCTATTACAGTAGTAACGGGTCTGACAACGGTGTACTGCAGAACTCCTAGTTTACACCTGAAGAGAAGAACCCTGAGGAATGGCAACACAGTATAGttcatatatatgtaaataagatTTTTacaaagaagaataaaatgtaatgctGCAGAGTACTTTGTTGcatggtgtactgtatgtgtatacatgtagCATTCTGATAGACATGAAATGTGCAGccctggaggtgtgtgtgtgtgttttgctcacTCTCCCATGGCCCATGGTGGGCAGCAGCAGAAAGGAGGCAAAAGTGAGCTCTGTTCCTGAGCCTCTAAAATAAGCGCCAAGTTCGGGTACTGCGTCTCCAGGAAGTTCAGCAGGAACATCAGAAAGTTATAGATGACATACGCCTCATAGCACTCGCGACAAGTGTCCACATAGATGGCTATACTAGGGTACTTCAAAGCAATCCACTGCatgacaaacaaacacacacacacattttcacacatcgGACTCAAACACATTCCAGCAGTTTAAATATAAGAGAAAGCAAGTGGGTTACTTACGCTGTCTAAGCTGTAAATTGGCACCATCCATaatattctgaaaaaaaaaaaaacattatgcaaGGAATTAACCACCTGCAGGTATTGGTTATTTGCCATTTACAGTACCTCCTGAAGCGTGTTATTTCCTCTTATACCGAATATTTACAGAGTGTTTTGTATTTCTTAAAGTATAATgtcacttttttatttgtttatagctCGAGTTAATATTTCAGTCTATCCCTATAACATATCACTTGCtgtacagttttgttttgtttttttaccagCTTCTGTTTTTCAAGAGAAATTAATAAGTACATTTTTAAGAATTACAAGTGCTAAACGGCACCTCAGTCACCAGTTCAATCATTATTATTCACAGTGTGGATGAATCACATCCTCACGATTATAAAtggaattataaatattaataataataatattagataTGGATTATAACTAATTCTGAAACCCACATGTTTACCCACATGCTAATGTGTGCCATGCATGCTGTCTGTGATCAATTAAAGATCATGCACTATATCAGGATAATGACTGAAGAATATACAGAATGTGATATGCATAATAAACCTCGCCCTTTATGTTTGTCTTTGGGATGATCAAAGTTCAGCCCCAACTCACTTAGCCTGATACATTAAATCCAATTCAATCTTTCCCTTTACACAAATCTCAGTGCTCAGCTGTCATCTACACACCAgcttatgtgtatgtgtgtgtgtgtgtgtgtttggggagggtggacgtgtgtgtgtgtatgtgtgtgtgcgtgcgtgcgtttAAGGTACCTGATGATAGGCTTCTGTAATTCGGGTTGTGTGTAGTGCACGAGATGCTGCAGAATGCCCCATAGAGAGATGGGAATtgttaaaaacacaaacacacccgcTATGAACCACGccttagtgtgtgttccagcctgcgacacacacacacacgcacacacacacacacaccattaacaaCTGAACGGAAGCatcacatcactgtacagatCTCTGTTTATTCCCAAATGATGACCGTTTACAGACATTACCAGTCATGATTGTGTAACACCGCCTCACACCataatgtgtttttgttcttcGTCAGgcgcattattattattattattattattattattattattattattattattattattattattattatttctctccCATGTTCACAATCGCCCAGGCAACAATTCATCGCATATCAATAGCCTAAAAATGAAGAACGTACACACGCACCTCGGCTTTCTGGAGCTGCCACACAGCCAGCGGTAAAGCCACGGCCACGAGCAGCGCGTACACCGTCACGACTAGCGGCCGGAGCCAGCGGCGCCATCCCGCGCACAGCCGCGCCATTTCTCCCGTAAACACACGCGCTCAGAGCATCCCGAGCCTCGCGAGCCTTGTTTGATTCCCTGTCGCTTTGTCGATAAAACTGAAGCTGGGTCAACCGGAAGGATGCTGCTGACGCACCACGCGCAGTCTGTGCATCCAATCTGTGCGGCTAGATTACATGGACTATAGCCAATCCAAATCCGCTATAAAGGCGTATATTCGACCACATGATGGGTGTTAATGTTTATCTGCAAACCttactgggaacactgggaatgAAAGGTGGACATTTAAAGGGCGTATACTGGCGCCTGTCTGGTATAATGATAAATCCCCTGTTTTTCAAACATccgattattttttattattattaatgttgtaaagtggactgtttattattattattattattattattattattattattattattattattattattattattatgtgtggAACTGAAGTCAAAAGCACCACCAATCAAGCTACAGTATGGCACATATAAGCTAGAAGTAAGGCTCatgctgatttctttctaacccagactgtagattcaggCAGCCTCTCAGTGGCAGTTTTGTCAGGAGAATACACAAACTCCCTCGATATGCCTTTAAGtttaggatgatttttttcagacATGTCTGTAAGATGTCGCCAGGAGTGATGGAGAAGGTGAATGTGAAATCAAGACCAGGGTGTAAAGAACATGGAACTGAAATTAGATAGATTGTTTAATCAAAGTACAGTACAAATTACACAGGATCCAGAAGTTTAgctgtatttttgttgttgtttgtttgtttgtttgaacctTAAAATGTTACAGTGCGAGTCCGCCTCTGTTTGCACATGCTCTGGAACCCCTAGTGCAGACTATTAGGCAGCATGATAATATACAGATGATATGATAATATGCATCTTGATTAAAGGAACTGAGCACAAAATAGCTTTGTATGCTGATGATATCTTATTGTTTCTATCATCACCTGAATTATCTGTACCAACAATGTTATCTGTATTTGATGAGTTCAGTTCGATTTCAGGATATAAAATCAATTTTAGTAAATCCGAAGCGTTACCACTAGGTAATTTTAAAACTGACTCTATGACAAATTTCCCTTTTCAGTGGTCTAGATCTGGATTTGTTTATCTTGGGATTAATGTGTCATCTGATTTGAATAAATTGTGGAAACTGAATTTTGCCCCAATCATCCATAATGTAAAGAAAGATCTACAGCGCTGGCAGGTCACTGATTGGTAGGATAAGTTTAATTAAGATGAACATCTTCCCTCGTTTGCTTTATCCTTGTATGGAATGGCAGAAAACATAGACTAAAGCTTAAATCTCTACAGTTGACAGTAGAATCGGGTGGTGCAGTTATGccgaatattttatattataattggGCCTGTCATGCTTGACTTCTATGGGAATGGGACAGGTCCTACTATGATTTGGTTCCTTCTGTAGATTCTTGGGCCTGCTCCCCATTTTCTGTTTGAAGCCTGTTTGCCCACCACCATAACAAGTATGATGATGTCAGGAAAAATCCAATACTTTACAATTCTATTAAAGTATGGCATCAGATCTTAAAACATTTGGCAAAAATTAAATTTGTGTCTATGTTAAGCCCAATTTGTTTGAATGTGGATTTTGCTCAAGGGATACGCTCACCTCTTTTTATAGTGTGGCATACAAAAAGGATCCGTGTGGTGGGAGATTTATTTCAGGGTGGCTTCATAATGTCCTTTCAACAGTTACAACCGAAGTTTGATCTTCCTAAACAACATCATTTTGGTTATCTGCAAATTCAACATTATGTAATCTGAAAGCAAAAATCCCACAGATCTGCCAGAGCTCAGTCAACTGGAGAGATTTTTTGTAAACACAAGTAAGGCTACTCATTTCATATCTAGGTTTTATTCTTTCTTATACTCTCAGGATGAAGGATTTCTAAATAGCTTGCAAATGGAGGGACAATCTAGGCAATGAATATATAGATGATGACTGGCAGGAGGGATGTCCAACTTCATCTGTAACTGACTTAGGGAGACTCAATACAAAATTTTATACAGATTACACATACCTCTGGCAGTGATGAAAAAATTCAGCTCTCTGTGTCAAGTGTCACGCAGAACTAGGGACCTATTTCCACTGTTTTTGGAAatgcaaatacattttcaaattCTGTAGTTTTATTGCTTGTGAAATCAGAACCATTCGTCAGATAAAAATCATAAAGGATCATGGTCTTTTTCTTTTAGGGCTTCCCTCTACATCACAAACAATGACACTAACATTGCATGCATCAGGTTATAAATTGCTGGACAAATTGTTGCATATGGCTAGGAAATGCATCCTTGTTGAATGGACCAAAGAGGCTCCTCCCACTGCCACTCAGTGGTACAAAGAGGATGGATTTTTGCTGTACTTCCTCATGAGACAATGGCAGCTGTACTTAAGGATGATGTTGAGAAATTTGAGAACCTGTGGTCCCCATTTATAGACCACTTGCCTTATAGTCTTGCTTATAGAATAGGGCCCTCTGGGGTGCTGAATCTTGGTCTAGATCAGAATTAaagtactttttaaaaattaaaatcaataaaataaaaataaaaataattttgtaagaatggctttttttctcttctctcttttttcttttgagtTCAGTTCTATAGCATGTATCAGAGTCTACAAAATAATTGCTTGCAGAGATAAatatgaaaattattttttatatgtatattacaTAGGGCTTTACTTAGTCAACTATGTTAACATTTTCAatgttttgatgtgtttttttttatctgtatgtatatatgtacatatacaaGGTATACTAAATATACTacatgtatttataaatatatgtactgtataggGACATTGTAACTTGCATTATTTCTGGATTATTGTTTTTGtacattattgtcattttcccattattataatttattataatatataatataatatatatttaaagccaCTATGTTTTATTTACTACCAAGTTGTACACCAAATACATGTCaataagttatatatatataaggtacAGTGCAGAAATTTCAGTCTTCTTTATTTCCGACCAGGAAAAGGCATATTTGAGCAGGAGCTGGAAGACACCAGAGAACCCGAAGAAACCCTACGTCATCAACCCTACTCATCAGTATGGAATAATCAACCGTGTGAGAGTGTGCATAAACGTTATGTATAATcttgtttttcactttttttggtcttttgttctgtaaatataaaacatacttTACTTCAATCTTCCATAAATTGATAATAACAATTTTGTGAACATTTCTGTGCCAGTGAatacagacagtgtgtgtttatttggacTCAAATGTCAGAAACAAGTTGACAGAAAGAGCagaagacagatagatggaggaagggaaggagggagaaTGACAAACTGTGAGAGAGACTCTGGAGACATGACGAGGGGGATGGtagaaaaaaggggggaaagaTTGTAATTGCTTACATGTGTAACAACATATGTTAAAGCCCACAGCTCTGATTAGTTAACTACATGAAAGTGGAGCTGTGCTGATGTTAATTCTTTAATGCACACTTTATTCTTCCGACGCAGGAACAGATTTTATTACCACAACTTTAGTGAACtttctattattttaaaatgggGAGTAATTAGattaaagtataaaaataatcaatgatatACTGTGGAGTGATTAAGAATTTacacaaaatgtgaaaatagaaatatttcattcctcttacagcaatttgccaatgcAAACAATTTGATTTTGTAAACAACTGCAATACATTTCAACCTTTAACTTGCCTGTggaacatacaaaaaaaacagtaatataTTAAAAGATCAGaaaatcagaatccagaattcaagaGCATTGTGGTATAAAAcaaagtatttcattattttattatatagttTAGTGCATTAATATCGCAAAACACATGATACAGGagataataaaacaaattatttgtgttaacagtattttatttatacattccTGTGATCTTGGTGACAATGAGGCATGATGAGAGGTAAAGTTTAACTGGATGCTGAAAGATTATATTGTACTTGTACAATGGAGGCAGATGCTTCATGAAAACCACCATGATGCAGTTTTCTCAAAGCATTGTAAAAAGTTAGGATTGTCTTAACTACTAGAGAGAGTTTTACAATGTGATGCTCGCACTCACAATGATCTCTGGGGAAACTCAGCCCACTGCAGAGGCAATAAAATGAACAGAGCAACAGCACAAGCTTTCAGCTTAAAGTTTAAGTGTTGTGGAGTTTCTAATC
The DNA window shown above is from Hemibagrus wyckioides isolate EC202008001 linkage group LG15, SWU_Hwy_1.0, whole genome shotgun sequence and carries:
- the LOC131366243 gene encoding transmembrane protein 184C-like — protein: MARLCAGWRRWLRPLVVTVYALLVAVALPLAVWQLQKAEAGTHTKAWFIAGVFVFLTIPISLWGILQHLVHYTQPELQKPIIRILWMVPIYSLDSWIALKYPSIAIYVDTCRECYEAYVIYNFLMFLLNFLETQYPNLALILEAQEQSSLLPPFCCCPPWAMGEVLLFRCKLGVLQYTVVRPVTTVIALVCQLFGVYDEGNFSFRNAWTYLVIVNNASQLFAMYCLLLFYRTLKEELSPLKPVGKFLCVKMVVFASFWQAVLIAFLVKVGVISHKRTWEWESVEAVATGLQDFVICIEMFLAAIAHHFSFSYRPYVREDDEGSCFDSFLAMLDFSDIQADISEQVRNVGRTVLGRPRKLFFGSEVDIVQGEHTGLLSGASHERLGVDPLSVPASPKGQYQGLGQTDTPRSRSAPTGFNPSSWRSDNCTVPAPTSQNTGVKS